CGTGCTCCTCGTCGCCGACCCCGGCGCGCAGCCAGCCGTCGACCAGTCGGGCGCGCTCCCGCATCCCGGCCACGCCGGACCCCGGGCCGTCGAGTGCGACGAGCGGACTGCTCCCGGTGGAGGTCACGACCACCCCGAGCCCGGGCCCGCGCCAGTCGAGCACCACCCGCGCGGTCGCCGTCCGGCCCTGGTGCTTGAGCACGTTCGTCAGGCTCTCCTGCACGATCCGGTGCACCGCTCCCCCGGCCTCGGTGCCGAGTGCCCGCGGGTCGCCGTGCTGCTCGAACACCGCCTGCATGCCGAGCTCGCGCATGTCCTCGACCAGGTGCGGGACGTCTGCCAGGCCGTGCCGGGCCTCCTGGCCGGTGCCCTGGATCCGCTCGACGAGGGCGCGGACGTCCCCGAGGGCGGTCCGGCTCACCTCGGCGATGTCCTGCAGGGCGGTCGCGGCCGGTCCGTCCCGGACCGTGAGCGCCGCGGCCCCCTGCGCCTGCGAGACGACGACCGCGAGGGAGTGCGCCAACGAGTCGTGCACGTCCCGTGCGATACGGGCGCGCTCCTGCTCGGCGCGGAGTTCGGCGCTGGCGGCCTCGGTCTCCTGCTCGGCCTCGACGACCCGGACCCGGGCGAGCCCGACGCGCCACGTCGCGCCGATCGCCACGCCGACCGCCCACGCGATGCCGCTCGCGCCGGCGATCGCCAGGGCCAGGAACGCGAGGTCGGACCGGGTGCCGGAGAGCGAGCCGGTCCACCTCGCCCACACGTCCTGGTCGGCGACGGTGGGGACGACCATCGCCCACGCAGCGGCGGCGCTCGCGACGCCGAGGGCCGGGATCGCGAGCCACCGCAGCAGCCCGGAGCGACCGGCGCCGATGATGCCGACCACGATCGCGATGGCGAGGTACTCGGGCCACGTGGTGTCGCGCGGCCGGTCGAGCAGCCGGAGTGCCTGCAGCACGGGGACGACGACGACCAGCCCGAGGCTCGTCGACGGCATCCAGTTCGCCAGCCCGATCGCGACGGCGAGGGCGGACACCACGAGGACGTGCGCGGTGAGGTCGGAGCGGCCCGCCTCGGCGACGATCCAGAGGGTGAGGTACACCACGCCGGCGGCCGGGGCCACGAGGTGCCGGAGCCACCGGCGGAGGAAGAGGAGCATGGCGCCGAGCGTAGGGCGGGGTGCGCGCGGGCAGCGAGCGGTGCGGGTGGCTTTCATCCGAGTGGATGAGGGCGTGCCGTGCCCCCGGTGGCCGGCTGCGACGCCCTGAGCGGGCGGCGGCCGGGCCGGCGCCGGTCAGCGGTCGTCGTGGCGGTGCCGACGGACGGCGGTGAGCGCGTCGCGGGCCCGGTCGCTCGCGGCCTCGGCGTCGTCCCGCGCGCGGCGGAGGCGCTCGGCCTCGGCGTCGAGGTCGGTCTGCTCGCGGTCGAGGTCGCGGAGCCGTCGTTCGAGGTCCTCGCGGCGGTGGTCGAGGTCGGCGCGCCGGTCCTCGACGCCGTCGAGGGCGGACTCGGCGTCGTCCAGCGCGGCGTCGGCGTCGCGGGACGCCCGTCGGGCGGCGGTCTCGGCCGCGCGCGCGGCACGGCGTGCGGCCGCGGGGTCCCGGGGCTCCGGCTCAGGCGTGCGCTCGTCCGTCCCGGTGTCGGTGTCCGCGGCGCCGGTGTCGGTGTCCGCGGCGCCAGTGTCGCTGCCGGCGGCGGTGTCGCTGCCGGCGGCGGTGTCCGCCGGACCGCCGCCGACGGTGCGACGTGCGCCGCGCCTCCCGGCCGTGATCGGGATCGGCGGGGCGTCGCTGCCGGACCATGCGTCGGGGACGGCGTCCGGGACGGCGAGGGCGTCCGTCAGGTCGACGTCCTCGAAGCCGACGCTCTCGAGCGGACGGAGGAGCAGCCCCGAGCGGATCGCGGCACCCGCGTGCGGGTCGGCCATGCCGGCCTCGATCGTCGCGCGGACGAGCTCGAGCACCGCCGGCGTCGCGGGGTGTCCGGCGGCCTCCGCGCGCTCCGCCCCGGTGGCGGCGAGCGCCTGCACGAGCCGCGACCGCTGCTTCCGGAGCGTCGCGATCTCCTGCGGGTCCGCGTCGGCCTGCGCCTGGCGCAGGGCCGGCCCGAGCCCGACCGCGTCGTCGAGTGCACCGTTGTCGGCGAGGAGGTCGACGATCCACGCGGCGGGTGCCGGTTTGCGGAGACGGCCGATGGCGGCTGCGAGGTCCCGGTCGTCCTTCCGGACCGCGCGCTGGCGGGCGGTGCGTTCCCGGACGAAGTCGGCGGGCGCGGCGCGCAGGAGCGCACGGGCGGCGTCGGCGAGCGCTGCGGGGTCCACGCCCCCACTCTGCCCGGCGCGTCCGTCGTGGCACCCGGGAACGGGCTACCAGTCGTGCACGGTCCCGTCGGCCAGGCGGTTGAACGGCAGGTAGGCCTGCTCGTACGGGTACTTCCCCGCCTCGTCGACGTCGAGCGTCACGCCGAGGCCCGGCTCGTCGCCCGGGTGCAGGTACCCGTCCGTGAAGGTGGACGTCTGCCGGAACACCTGGTTCGTCCGCGGCCCGTGCCGCATGTACTCCTGGATGCCGAAGTTGTGGATCGCGAGGCCGAGGTGCATCTGCGCCGCGAGTCCCACCGGCGAGATGTCCGTCGGCCCGTGGAACCCGGACTTCACCTGGTACATCGCCGCGTAGTCCATCGTCTTGCGCAGCGGGGTGACGCCGCCCATGTGCGTGACGGCACCGCGGACGTAGTCGATGAGCTGGTCGCGGATGACGTCCTTGAAGTCCCAGATCGTGTTGAAGACCTCGCCGATCGCGAGCGGCGTCGTGGTGTGCTGCCGGACGAGCCGTAGCGCCTCCTGGTTCTCGGCGGGGGTGCAGTCCTCGAGCCAGAACAGGTCGTACGGCTCCAGGCTCTTGCCGAGCTTGGCGGCCTGGATCGGCGTCATCCGGTGGTGACCGTCGTGCAGGAGCGGCAGGTCCGGGCCGAACTCGTTGCGCACCGCCTCGAACACCGTCGGGAGGTGTCGGAGGTAGGCGCGGGTGTCCCAGTCCTCCATCGCCGGGACGGCACCGCGCTGCGCGGGCTCGAAGTCGTACCGGACGCCGGCGTTGCCCTCGGTGGTCCGGTTCGACGCGATGCCGTAGATGCTCTCGAGCCCGGGCACGCCGGTCTGCACGCGGATCGACCGGTACCCCTCCGCCTGGTGCGCGCGGATCGAGTCGAACAGCTCGGGCAGCTCCTTGCCCGACGCGTGGCCGTACGCCATGAGTCCGGTGCGCGACGCCCCGCCGAGCAGCTGGTAGAGCGGCATGCCGGCGACCTTGGCCTTGATGTCCCACAGCGCCATGTCGACGGCGGCGATGGCGGCCATCGTGACCGGGCCGCGACGCCAGTACGAGGAGCGGTAGAGGAACTGCCAGGCGTCCTCGATGCGGCTGGCGTCACGACCGACGAGCAGCGGCACGACGTGCTCGGACAGGTAGGTGGCGACAGCGAGTTCGCGGCCGTTCAGGGTCGCGTCGCCGAGGCCCGTGACGCCGTCGGCCGTGGTGAGCTTCAGGGTGACGAAGTTGCGGTCGGGGCTCGTGACGACGACCTCGGCGCGGTCGAGGAGCTGGCCGCGGTCGGTGCTCGCCCAGGTGTCGGGGCGGGAGGCGGAGGCTGCGGTCGCGGGGCCGTCGTCGCGGGATCCCGGGGCCGGGTCGGCGACGCGGTCGGTCGGGTCGGTCATGTGCGGCTCCTTCGTCGCGGTGCCGCGGTGGTCCCCGCGGCGGGGTGGAGGCTGTCCGGCGCCTCGGGGTCGCCTAGGGCAGGACGGCCAGGATCTGGGCGACCGTCTCGTCGACCGAGCCGTGGATCGCGACGGCGCCGAAGGCCTCGTCGGACTCCGGCCGCTCCAGGGTCGCGAACTGCGAGTCGAGCAGCGAGTTCGGCATGTACTCGTGGTGCCGGTGGCTCTGCCGCTCGGCGATCAGCTCGCGCGAGCCGTCCAGGAACGCGATGAACAGCGTCGGTGCGTCCTCGCGGAGGCGGTCGCGGTACGCACGCTTCAGCGCCGAGTTCGCCATCACGCAGCGGGAGCCGGAGGCCTGCACCGCCGCGATCCGCTCCGAGCACGCGTCGAGCCACGGGCGGCGGTCCTCGTCGGTGAGCGGGATGCCCTCGTGCATCTTGTCCTTGTTCACCTGCGGGTGGAGGGCGTCGGCGTCGACGAACTCGGCGGCCTCCCCGCGTGCGACGAGTGCGGCGGTCAGGGCCTCGCCCACCGTCGACTTGCCGGAGCCGGAGACCCCCATCACGAGCACGGGCGGGAGTCGGGTCGCATCGGCCATGCATCCACAGTACGAACAGGTCGGGCCGCTGTCCCCAGGATGCGGAGTACCTGGATGGACGGATCGACGGCTGCATAGATTGGCGGTGGCCGTCAGGACACGAAGGAGTCGACGTGGCAGACAACAAGGAACAGGCGAACATCGGGGTCATCGGCCTCGCAGTGATGGGCTCGAACCTGGCGCGGAACCTCGCGTCACGTGAGGGCAACACCGTCGCGGTCTACAACCGCACCTACGCCCGCACCGAGGAGCTCCTGCAGGAGCACGGCGACATGGGCTTCATCGCATCCGAGGACATCGACGGATTCGTCGCCTCGCTCGCGAAGCCGCGTACCGCGATCATCATGGTGCAGGCCGGGAAGGGCACCGACGCCGTGATCTCGCAGCTCGCCGAGCGGTTCGAGGAAGGCGACATCATCGTCGACGGCGGCAACGCGAACTTCCACGACACCATCCGCCGCGAGCACGACCTGCGCGAGAAGGGCCTGAACTTCGTCGGCACCGGGATCTCCGGCGGCGAGGAGGGCGCGCTCAAGGGCCCGTCGATCATGCCCGGCGGATCGGACGAGGCGTGGAAGACGCTCGGTCCGATCCTGACCTCGATCGCCGCGGTGGCCGAGGGCGAGCCCTGCGTCACGCACGTCGGCACGGACGGTGCCGGGCACTTCGTCAAGATGGTGCACAACGGCATCGAGTACGCCGACATGCAGCTCATCGCGGAGTCGTACGACCTGCTCCGCCGCGTCGGCGGGTACAGCGTCGAGCAGCTCGTCGACGTGTTCGACGAGTGGAACAAGGGCGACCTCGAGTCCTACCTGATCGAGATCACCGGCGAGGTCCTCAAGCAGCACGACGCCGACACCGGCAAACCACTCGTCGACCTCATCCGTGACGAGGCGGGGTCGAAGGGCACGGGTGTGTGGACCGTGCAGAACGCGGTCGGGCTCGGCATCCCGGTGTCCGGCATCGGCGAGGCCGTCTTCGCCCGGGCGGTCTCCTCGAGGCCGTCCCAGCGCGCCGCCGTCCAGCGGTCGGTCACGAAGCGCCCCGACATCGCCGAGGTGTCGGACACGTTCGCGGACGACGTCCGTGCGGCGCTGTACGCATCGAAGGTCGTCGCGTACGCACAGGGCTTCGACCTCATCATCGCCGGGGCGAAGGAGTACGACTGGGACATCGACCTGGGCGACATGGCGAAGATCTGGCGCGGCGGGTGCATCATCCGTGCGCAGTTCCTCAACCGCATCGTCGAGGCGTACGAC
The sequence above is drawn from the Curtobacterium sp. L6-1 genome and encodes:
- a CDS encoding sensor histidine kinase, whose translation is MLLFLRRWLRHLVAPAAGVVYLTLWIVAEAGRSDLTAHVLVVSALAVAIGLANWMPSTSLGLVVVVPVLQALRLLDRPRDTTWPEYLAIAIVVGIIGAGRSGLLRWLAIPALGVASAAAAWAMVVPTVADQDVWARWTGSLSGTRSDLAFLALAIAGASGIAWAVGVAIGATWRVGLARVRVVEAEQETEAASAELRAEQERARIARDVHDSLAHSLAVVVSQAQGAAALTVRDGPAATALQDIAEVSRTALGDVRALVERIQGTGQEARHGLADVPHLVEDMRELGMQAVFEQHGDPRALGTEAGGAVHRIVQESLTNVLKHQGRTATARVVLDWRGPGLGVVVTSTGSSPLVALDGPGSGVAGMRERARLVDGWLRAGVGDEEHEYVVTAWLPTLGGSSVPSGADVTPGLPAVVGAGAVDATGPGGTSATGASR
- the manD gene encoding D-mannonate dehydratase ManD produces the protein MTDPTDRVADPAPGSRDDGPATAASASRPDTWASTDRGQLLDRAEVVVTSPDRNFVTLKLTTADGVTGLGDATLNGRELAVATYLSEHVVPLLVGRDASRIEDAWQFLYRSSYWRRGPVTMAAIAAVDMALWDIKAKVAGMPLYQLLGGASRTGLMAYGHASGKELPELFDSIRAHQAEGYRSIRVQTGVPGLESIYGIASNRTTEGNAGVRYDFEPAQRGAVPAMEDWDTRAYLRHLPTVFEAVRNEFGPDLPLLHDGHHRMTPIQAAKLGKSLEPYDLFWLEDCTPAENQEALRLVRQHTTTPLAIGEVFNTIWDFKDVIRDQLIDYVRGAVTHMGGVTPLRKTMDYAAMYQVKSGFHGPTDISPVGLAAQMHLGLAIHNFGIQEYMRHGPRTNQVFRQTSTFTDGYLHPGDEPGLGVTLDVDEAGKYPYEQAYLPFNRLADGTVHDW
- a CDS encoding gluconokinase is translated as MADATRLPPVLVMGVSGSGKSTVGEALTAALVARGEAAEFVDADALHPQVNKDKMHEGIPLTDEDRRPWLDACSERIAAVQASGSRCVMANSALKRAYRDRLREDAPTLFIAFLDGSRELIAERQSHRHHEYMPNSLLDSQFATLERPESDEAFGAVAIHGSVDETVAQILAVLP